In Flavobacterium cerinum, one genomic interval encodes:
- a CDS encoding polyprenyl synthetase family protein, with amino-acid sequence MHPVHYYQTLIAEHFSTLSIEKEPRNLYDPITYILSLGGKRMRPVLTLMAAEVFDTDAGKAMAAATAVELFHNFSLIHDDIMDDAPLRRGNETVHEKWDINTGILSGDAMLILAYQYFEQYEPVVFSALAKLFSKTALEVCEGQQWDVDFEQRDDVTIPEYLKMIEYKTAVLVAAAMKMGAIVAEASTENADLIYDFGLNLGIAFQLQDDYLDAFGDPLTFGKQVGGDIIENKKTYLYLKALEFADATTKAELLHLFSIQPVDNNDKIASVKSVFENTGAAKETQKAIEFYTLKAFATLEKMDIASDKKEKLKDFGENLMKRQV; translated from the coding sequence ATGCACCCAGTACATTATTATCAGACGCTCATTGCAGAACATTTTTCAACGCTATCCATCGAAAAAGAACCGAGAAATTTATACGACCCGATTACTTATATATTGTCGTTGGGAGGGAAACGAATGCGACCGGTTTTGACTTTAATGGCGGCCGAAGTATTCGATACCGATGCCGGAAAAGCGATGGCTGCTGCCACTGCAGTTGAGTTGTTTCATAATTTTTCACTGATTCATGATGATATTATGGACGATGCTCCGTTGCGAAGAGGAAATGAAACGGTTCATGAAAAATGGGACATCAATACCGGAATATTATCGGGTGATGCCATGCTTATTTTGGCGTATCAATATTTTGAACAATACGAACCTGTAGTGTTTTCGGCTTTAGCCAAATTGTTTAGTAAAACGGCTTTGGAAGTTTGCGAAGGACAACAATGGGATGTCGACTTTGAACAACGTGATGATGTGACTATTCCGGAATATCTGAAAATGATCGAATATAAGACGGCTGTTTTGGTTGCTGCGGCGATGAAAATGGGTGCGATTGTAGCGGAAGCCAGTACGGAAAATGCAGATTTGATTTATGATTTCGGACTAAATCTGGGTATTGCCTTCCAGTTGCAGGATGATTATCTGGATGCTTTTGGTGATCCGCTGACTTTCGGAAAGCAGGTTGGAGGCGATATCATCGAAAATAAAAAAACGTATTTGTACCTGAAAGCATTGGAATTTGCTGATGCTACTACTAAAGCGGAATTATTGCATTTGTTTTCTATTCAGCCGGTCGATAATAACGATAAAATTGCTTCCGTAAAAAGTGTTTTTGAGAATACCGGAGCGGCAAAAGAAACGCAAAAAGCGATTGAATTTTATACTTTAAAAGCATTTGCAACATTGGAAAAAATGGATATCGCTTCAGATAAAAAAGAAAAATTAAAAGACTTCGGGGAAAACCTGATGAAACGACAGGTTTAA
- a CDS encoding TetR/AcrR family transcriptional regulator, producing MKNEILEKASDMFLNLGFKSVTMDDIASEMGISKKTIYEHYATKVELVKAATTYLFDKISAGIDEICTLGKNPIEELFDIKDYVQKNIKEENSSTIFQLQKYYPKIHDCLKSMQFEKMDTCVIDNLNRGKEAGLFRQEIDVDFIGRIYYASAMSTMDIELFPENMYTRKELDEKLLEYHVRGIATPKGIETLEKLLINQ from the coding sequence ATGAAAAACGAAATTTTAGAGAAAGCATCCGACATGTTCCTGAATTTAGGCTTCAAAAGTGTGACGATGGATGACATCGCTTCTGAAATGGGTATTTCAAAAAAAACCATTTATGAACACTATGCCACTAAAGTGGAATTAGTCAAAGCAGCGACTACATATCTGTTTGATAAAATCTCTGCCGGAATTGACGAAATATGCACACTCGGCAAAAATCCGATCGAAGAGCTTTTCGATATTAAAGATTATGTGCAAAAAAACATAAAAGAGGAAAACTCTTCAACCATATTCCAGTTACAAAAGTACTATCCGAAAATTCACGATTGTTTAAAATCCATGCAATTTGAAAAAATGGACACTTGTGTGATCGACAACCTGAACCGGGGAAAAGAAGCCGGTTTATTCCGCCAGGAAATCGATGTAGATTTTATCGGTCGTATTTACTATGCCAGTGCCATGAGCACAATGGACATTGAATTGTTCCCGGAAAACATGTACACGCGTAAGGAGCTGGATGAAAAACTGTTGGAATATCACGTTCGCGGTATTGCCACTCCGAAAGGAATTGAAACTTTAGAAAAATTACTCATTAATCAATAA
- a CDS encoding TolC family protein yields the protein MKTRITIALLFFAIVSQAQVQRLSLKDALKYALENKADAKKAKLEVDNSNHKIAEVRSRALPQISLNGSLTYNPILQLNALPGDFFGQPGTTILAPLGQKWNSVGGATLTQNIFDYSVLTGLKAAKSTREFYQVNAQLTEEQVIEKVANAYYQVFVQKQKLNTIDSTLANNTKVRNIIDGQFKNGLAKKIDLDRVNVKLINLNSTKQQLVNGVQMQENTLKFLIGLPASTPIEIVKEDIQVKPFLNETPSVTNRSEYQLLEKQKTLLKYQKESFIAEHYPTLSLSANYNYIGQGPVMPLGAKPADGVYWSDFSTIGLNLKIPVFTGFATRSKVRQADVSLQKIEEDLKDSELALGLEFENAKSQLNNSLITINNQKENVNLAQEVFSNTKNNYINGLASLTDLLDSENALTEAKNNYTSALLEYKLAEIQIIKSKGALKTLLNQ from the coding sequence ATGAAAACAAGAATAACAATTGCGTTATTATTTTTTGCCATTGTCAGCCAGGCACAGGTTCAGCGTTTGTCGCTAAAAGACGCTCTGAAATATGCCCTGGAAAACAAAGCCGATGCTAAAAAAGCTAAGCTTGAGGTTGACAACAGTAATCACAAAATAGCCGAAGTACGCTCCCGTGCCTTACCGCAAATCAGCTTAAACGGAAGCCTTACTTATAACCCGATCTTACAGCTAAATGCTTTACCGGGCGACTTTTTCGGACAACCGGGAACTACTATTCTCGCTCCGTTAGGGCAAAAATGGAACTCTGTTGGCGGCGCCACTTTAACACAGAATATCTTTGATTATTCTGTTTTAACCGGATTAAAAGCAGCGAAGTCTACTCGTGAATTTTATCAGGTGAATGCGCAATTAACAGAAGAGCAGGTGATCGAAAAAGTGGCTAATGCTTACTATCAGGTATTCGTACAAAAACAAAAACTGAACACTATCGACAGTACATTGGCGAACAATACCAAAGTACGTAATATTATCGACGGACAGTTTAAAAACGGATTGGCCAAAAAAATCGATTTGGATCGTGTAAATGTAAAATTGATCAACCTTAATTCTACAAAACAACAATTGGTTAACGGTGTGCAAATGCAGGAAAACACATTAAAATTCCTTATTGGTTTACCTGCTTCCACCCCAATTGAAATTGTAAAAGAAGACATTCAGGTTAAACCGTTCCTAAACGAGACACCATCCGTAACAAACAGAAGTGAATATCAGTTATTGGAAAAACAAAAAACACTTCTGAAATACCAAAAAGAATCATTTATAGCAGAACATTATCCCACTTTATCCCTTTCTGCTAACTATAATTATATTGGTCAGGGTCCGGTAATGCCTTTAGGAGCAAAACCTGCTGACGGTGTGTATTGGTCGGATTTCTCTACGATCGGATTAAACCTGAAGATTCCTGTTTTTACCGGTTTCGCCACCCGTTCAAAAGTAAGACAAGCTGATGTGAGTCTTCAAAAAATTGAAGAAGATCTGAAAGATTCTGAATTAGCTTTAGGATTAGAATTTGAAAATGCGAAATCGCAGTTAAACAACAGTCTTATTACGATTAACAATCAAAAAGAGAATGTGAATCTGGCCCAGGAAGTTTTCAGCAATACCAAAAACAATTATATCAACGGACTGGCTTCTTTAACTGATCTGTTGGATTCTGAAAATGCACTGACAGAAGCAAAAAACAATTATACATCCGCTTTATTGGAATACAAACTGGCCGAAATCCAGATCATTAAATCCAAAGGAGCGTTAAAAACACTTTTAAATCAATAA
- a CDS encoding efflux RND transporter periplasmic adaptor subunit — translation MKRKIITAVVILGSLGLIAYVLSSNKAKNEEKTAVVAETNATVVVKIDTVKTQPVSLDFIANGNFYPSQELNFSAENSGRVTKVLVDEGTPVRIGQTLAIIKADKINVDLQNAEASYQNAAADAQRFESAFKTGGVTKQQLDQAKLALANAKAHLQQAKITLGDASIKSSINGIVNKRFIEPGSVVSPGTQLFELVNVSTLKLKVSVSEDQIAGLKVGSPIKVKASVYPDKEFNGKITFIAPKADSSLNFPVEIEIVNNAANELKAGMYGTALFSSSSDKTPLMIVPRTAFVGSVSANQVFVMEKDGTAKMKTVTGGRIIGEKVEILNGLSNGDIVITSGQINLTDGAKVTVLK, via the coding sequence ATGAAAAGAAAAATTATCACAGCAGTCGTTATATTAGGTTCATTAGGCCTGATCGCTTATGTGTTAAGCAGCAATAAAGCAAAGAATGAAGAGAAAACAGCCGTAGTAGCCGAAACCAATGCTACTGTAGTTGTAAAGATAGATACTGTAAAAACACAACCCGTTTCCCTGGATTTCATCGCAAACGGAAATTTTTATCCGTCTCAGGAATTAAATTTCTCCGCTGAAAACTCAGGACGCGTAACAAAGGTTTTAGTTGATGAAGGAACGCCGGTACGAATCGGACAAACTTTAGCCATAATTAAAGCGGATAAAATTAACGTAGACTTACAAAATGCGGAAGCTTCTTATCAAAATGCAGCAGCTGATGCGCAACGTTTTGAAAGCGCATTCAAAACCGGAGGTGTAACCAAACAACAATTGGATCAGGCGAAACTGGCACTTGCCAATGCTAAAGCGCATTTACAACAAGCTAAAATCACATTGGGTGATGCAAGCATTAAATCGTCTATCAACGGAATCGTAAACAAACGTTTTATCGAACCGGGATCTGTTGTTTCTCCGGGAACACAATTGTTTGAATTAGTGAATGTATCCACTTTAAAATTAAAAGTTTCCGTAAGCGAAGATCAAATTGCCGGGCTTAAAGTAGGTTCACCTATTAAAGTGAAAGCAAGCGTTTATCCGGATAAAGAATTTAACGGTAAAATCACCTTTATCGCTCCGAAAGCCGATAGTAGTCTGAATTTCCCGGTTGAAATCGAAATCGTAAACAACGCTGCTAACGAATTAAAAGCAGGTATGTACGGAACCGCTTTGTTCTCTTCTTCATCAGACAAAACACCTTTAATGATTGTACCGCGTACAGCTTTTGTAGGAAGTGTTAGCGCTAATCAGGTTTTTGTAATGGAAAAAGACGGAACGGCTAAAATGAAAACCGTAACCGGCGGAAGAATCATTGGTGAAAAAGTAGAAATCCTGAACGGATTAAGCAATGGTGATATCGTGATTACGAGTGGTCAGATCAACTTAACTGATGGTGCAAAAGTTACCGTTTTAAAATAG
- a CDS encoding efflux RND transporter permease subunit, producing the protein MKLAEISIKRPSLIVVLFTILTLGGLFSYGLLGYELIPKFENNVISISTIYPGASPGEVENTVTKKIEDAISSLENIKKIDSKSYESLSVVAIQLNNNANVDYALNDAQRKINAVLSDLPDDVKQPSLSKFSLSDLPIMTIAANAKMDEAQFFDLIDKKISPILSRVNGVAQIRLIGGQEREIQVNLDANKMKGYGLSVPQVQQGILTSNLDFPTGNIQTRDQKILIRLAGKYKTVEELRNLVVSDNKGVQVRLQDVADVQDTQKEVEKIARVDEKNAIILQVIKQSDANAVEVSEHIQKLLGELKVDYKEQQLQLDIANDSSVFTLQAADSVIHDLILAVILVALVMLFFLHSIRNSLIVMVSIPASLIATFIGFVFLDYTLNLMSLLGLSLVVGILVDDAIVVLENIYRHMEMGKNRVRAAYDATSEIGGTVVSITLVIVVVFLPIAMSTGLVSNIITQFCVTVIISTLLSLLSSFTIVPWLSSRFGKLEHIEGKNLFGRIILGFEKILTRFTNWVSDILVWCLGHKKTTLGIVAGLFFASLYMVAGGYVGGEFFARSDAGEFLVQIEMPKDASLEQTNFMTQKAEDFLKKQKEVKSLITTVGQTSEGFGGTQATAYKSEIRVKLVDQDQRQDDSYVYAAKVKRKMQNVLVGPKIKTVGMSIMGTAEEAPLALVVTGTTLDSAMVFAKAAEKELYKIKGASEIKLSVETGNPEVNVQVDRDKMAALGLTLQTVGMTMQTAFSGNTDGKYRAGEYEYDINIRYNAFDRKNIDDVSNLIFVNNKGEQIKLSQFATVKEGSGPSQLERRDKSASVTVQGQTVGRPTGTVATEWQSAFEKLHKPTGVNYVWGGDMENQTEGFGTLGFALLAAIILVYLVMVGLYDSYVHPFVVLFSVPLSFIGALLALGLTNNSLNIFTILGIIMLIGLVCKNAIMLVDFTNQRRAAGESIHNALIQANHARLRPILMTTIAMVFGMLPIALASGAGAEWKNGLAWVIIGGLISSLFLTLVIVPVIYDIMEKLIHKFSKGKTTDYSKLMVEDYVANEISEDGFTPTHKM; encoded by the coding sequence ATGAAATTAGCAGAAATATCCATAAAACGTCCGTCCTTAATCGTCGTTCTCTTTACGATTCTGACATTAGGAGGACTATTCAGCTACGGTCTTTTGGGTTATGAATTGATCCCGAAATTCGAGAATAACGTAATCAGTATTTCGACCATTTATCCGGGTGCTTCGCCGGGTGAGGTTGAAAACACGGTTACTAAAAAAATTGAGGATGCGATTTCCTCGTTGGAAAACATTAAAAAAATCGATTCCAAATCCTACGAAAGTTTATCCGTTGTAGCAATCCAGTTAAACAATAACGCCAATGTGGATTATGCGTTAAACGATGCACAACGTAAAATCAACGCGGTTTTAAGTGATCTTCCGGATGACGTTAAACAACCGTCATTGAGTAAATTCTCCTTGAGTGATTTACCGATTATGACTATTGCGGCGAACGCTAAAATGGACGAAGCACAGTTCTTTGACCTTATCGATAAAAAGATCAGCCCGATATTATCCCGTGTTAACGGTGTGGCACAAATTCGTTTAATCGGCGGACAAGAACGTGAAATTCAGGTAAACCTTGACGCTAACAAAATGAAAGGATACGGATTATCCGTTCCGCAAGTACAACAGGGAATTTTAACCTCTAACCTGGATTTCCCTACCGGAAATATCCAAACACGCGACCAGAAAATTTTGATTCGTCTGGCCGGTAAATATAAAACGGTAGAAGAATTGCGTAACCTTGTTGTTTCCGATAACAAGGGTGTACAAGTACGTCTTCAGGATGTTGCCGATGTACAGGATACACAAAAAGAGGTTGAAAAAATTGCTCGTGTAGATGAGAAAAATGCGATTATCCTTCAGGTGATCAAACAGTCTGATGCTAACGCAGTAGAAGTAAGTGAGCATATTCAGAAATTATTAGGAGAACTAAAAGTTGATTATAAAGAGCAACAACTACAATTAGATATTGCTAACGACAGTTCCGTGTTTACACTTCAGGCTGCTGATTCGGTTATCCACGATTTGATATTAGCGGTTATCCTGGTAGCATTGGTAATGTTGTTCTTCCTTCACAGTATTCGTAACTCGTTAATCGTAATGGTTTCGATTCCGGCTTCGTTAATTGCTACGTTTATCGGATTTGTATTCCTGGATTATACGCTAAACTTAATGAGTTTATTAGGACTTTCTCTTGTAGTAGGTATTCTGGTGGATGATGCCATTGTGGTATTGGAAAACATATACAGGCACATGGAGATGGGTAAAAACAGAGTTCGTGCTGCTTATGATGCAACATCTGAAATCGGAGGTACTGTAGTTTCGATTACATTGGTAATCGTGGTCGTATTCTTACCGATTGCGATGAGTACCGGATTGGTATCAAACATCATTACACAATTCTGTGTGACCGTAATTATCTCTACCTTACTATCCTTATTATCTTCATTTACAATCGTACCGTGGTTATCATCCCGTTTCGGTAAATTGGAGCATATCGAAGGTAAAAACTTATTCGGACGAATCATTTTAGGGTTCGAAAAAATATTAACTCGTTTTACAAACTGGGTAAGTGATATTTTAGTTTGGTGTTTAGGACACAAGAAAACAACATTGGGAATTGTAGCCGGGTTATTCTTTGCTTCCTTATATATGGTAGCCGGAGGTTATGTGGGAGGAGAATTCTTCGCCCGTTCTGATGCCGGAGAATTCCTGGTTCAGATCGAAATGCCGAAAGATGCTTCATTAGAGCAAACGAACTTTATGACCCAGAAAGCGGAAGACTTTCTTAAAAAACAAAAAGAAGTAAAAAGCCTGATCACTACCGTAGGACAAACCAGTGAAGGGTTTGGCGGAACGCAGGCAACCGCTTATAAATCGGAGATCCGTGTAAAATTAGTGGATCAGGATCAACGTCAGGATGACTCTTATGTATATGCTGCTAAGGTCAAACGTAAAATGCAAAATGTATTAGTTGGTCCGAAAATCAAGACCGTAGGTATGAGTATCATGGGTACTGCCGAAGAAGCACCGCTAGCATTAGTGGTAACCGGTACAACATTAGACAGTGCAATGGTATTTGCTAAAGCGGCTGAAAAAGAATTATACAAAATTAAAGGTGCATCTGAAATCAAATTATCAGTAGAAACCGGAAACCCGGAAGTTAACGTTCAGGTAGACCGTGATAAAATGGCTGCTTTAGGGTTAACATTACAAACGGTGGGTATGACGATGCAAACGGCTTTCAGCGGAAATACCGATGGAAAATACCGTGCCGGTGAATACGAATACGATATCAACATCCGATACAATGCATTCGACAGAAAAAATATCGATGATGTAAGTAACCTGATCTTCGTTAATAATAAAGGAGAACAAATCAAATTATCGCAATTTGCAACCGTAAAAGAAGGTTCAGGACCAAGTCAGCTAGAGCGTCGTGATAAGAGTGCTTCCGTAACTGTACAGGGACAAACGGTAGGTCGTCCTACCGGAACTGTCGCAACAGAATGGCAGTCGGCTTTCGAAAAATTACACAAACCAACCGGTGTAAACTATGTTTGGGGTGGTGATATGGAAAATCAAACAGAAGGTTTCGGTACGTTAGGATTCGCATTATTAGCAGCAATCATTTTGGTTTACCTGGTAATGGTGGGACTTTATGATAGTTATGTTCACCCGTTTGTCGTATTGTTCTCGGTTCCGTTATCGTTTATCGGTGCATTACTAGCCTTAGGTTTAACCAATAATTCCCTGAATATCTTTACCATTTTGGGTATCATCATGTTGATCGGATTGGTATGTAAGAATGCAATTATGTTGGTCGACTTTACCAACCAGCGTCGTGCAGCAGGTGAATCGATTCACAATGCATTAATCCAGGCGAACCACGCACGTCTTCGTCCGATTTTGATGACGACTATCGCGATGGTATTCGGTATGCTACCGATCGCATTGGCTTCCGGAGCCGGAGCTGAATGGAAAAACGGATTGGCATGGGTTATTATCGGAGGTTTGATCAGTTCATTATTCCTGACACTTGTTATCGTTCCGGTGATCTATGATATTATGGAAAAACTAATTCACAAATTCTCGAAAGGAAAAACTACTGATTATTCTAAATTGATGGTGGAAGATTATGTAGCGAATGAAATAAGTGAAGATGGTTTTACGCCAACACACAAAATGTAA
- a CDS encoding toxin-antitoxin system YwqK family antitoxin, with amino-acid sequence MKKNLIAGLLLFSGVLFAQNVEPKYEIVGNLVKATYYYDNGQLKQEGFYKDAKPHGKWVSFNEDGSKQAIGEYVDGNKSGKWFFWNKAMLSEVDYSNSRIADIKNWKQEALVNRN; translated from the coding sequence ATGAAAAAGAACTTGATTGCCGGATTATTACTGTTTTCGGGAGTGTTATTTGCACAAAATGTGGAGCCTAAATATGAGATTGTCGGTAATTTAGTGAAGGCGACCTATTATTATGATAATGGTCAGTTAAAACAGGAAGGCTTTTATAAAGATGCCAAGCCGCATGGGAAATGGGTTTCATTTAATGAAGACGGATCCAAGCAGGCGATAGGAGAATATGTTGATGGAAATAAATCCGGAAAATGGTTTTTCTGGAACAAAGCGATGTTAAGTGAAGTCGATTATTCGAATAGCCGAATCGCGGATATCAAAAACTGGAAACAGGAAGCGTTAGTAAACAGAAATTAA
- the aspS gene encoding aspartate--tRNA ligase — protein MYRSHNCGALRASDSNKEVTLAGWVQKTRDKGFMIWVDLRDRYGITQLIFDANRTNPDVFEKAKTLGREFVVQVKGTVIERESKNPNMPTGDVEILVSELNVLNTSITPPFTIEDETDGGEDIRMKFRYLDIRRNPVKNNLLFRHKVAQEVRNYLSSQDFCEVETPYLIKSTPEGARDFVVPSRMNEGQFYALPQSPQTFKQLLMVGGMDKYFQIVKCFRDEDLRADRQPEFTQIDCEMAFVEQEDILDTFEGLTRHLLKEIKGIEVDKFPRMTYDHAMKTYGNDKPDIRFGMEFGELNSVAQHKEFAVFNSAELVVGIAVPGAASYTRKEIDNLIDWVKRPQIGASGMVYCKYEADGSLKSSVDKFYDQDDLLNWAKATNAKPGDLILVLSGPANKTRTQLSALRMEVATRLGLRNSDEFAPLWVVDFPLLEWDEESERFHAMHHPFTSPKPEDIHLLDTDPGKVRANAYDMVLNGNEIGGGSIRIHDKETQQLMFKHLGFSDEEAKAQFGFLMDAFQYGAPPHGGLAFGLDRLVSILGGQETIRDFIAFPKNNSGRDVMIDAPAPIDNKQLEELSIKLNLK, from the coding sequence ATGTACAGAAGTCATAATTGTGGAGCTTTACGAGCTTCCGATAGCAACAAAGAAGTTACTCTAGCCGGATGGGTGCAAAAAACACGTGATAAAGGTTTTATGATTTGGGTGGATTTGCGCGATCGTTACGGAATTACACAATTAATTTTTGATGCCAACAGAACCAACCCGGATGTATTTGAAAAAGCCAAAACATTAGGTCGTGAATTTGTTGTTCAGGTAAAAGGAACCGTTATTGAACGAGAATCCAAAAACCCGAATATGCCAACCGGTGATGTTGAAATCTTAGTAAGCGAACTGAACGTTTTAAATACTTCTATCACACCTCCGTTCACAATTGAAGATGAAACGGATGGCGGTGAAGATATCCGTATGAAGTTCCGCTACCTGGACATTAGACGAAATCCGGTAAAAAACAACTTGTTATTCCGTCATAAAGTAGCTCAGGAAGTACGTAATTATCTTTCTTCTCAGGATTTCTGTGAAGTAGAAACACCCTATTTGATTAAATCGACTCCGGAAGGTGCCCGTGATTTCGTGGTTCCGTCCCGTATGAACGAAGGTCAATTTTACGCTTTACCACAGTCACCTCAAACCTTCAAACAGTTATTGATGGTCGGCGGTATGGATAAATACTTCCAAATCGTTAAATGTTTCCGTGATGAAGATTTAAGAGCGGACAGACAACCGGAATTTACGCAAATTGACTGCGAAATGGCCTTTGTTGAACAAGAAGACATTCTAGATACTTTCGAAGGACTTACGCGTCATTTATTAAAAGAAATCAAAGGAATCGAAGTCGATAAATTTCCTCGTATGACATACGATCATGCGATGAAAACCTACGGAAATGACAAACCGGATATTCGTTTCGGAATGGAATTCGGTGAATTAAACAGTGTTGCACAACATAAAGAGTTTGCCGTATTCAACAGTGCCGAGTTAGTTGTTGGTATTGCTGTTCCGGGCGCTGCTTCTTACACCCGTAAAGAAATCGACAATCTGATTGATTGGGTAAAACGTCCGCAAATCGGAGCTTCCGGTATGGTCTATTGTAAATATGAAGCAGACGGTTCTTTAAAATCATCCGTTGATAAATTCTACGATCAGGACGATTTATTAAACTGGGCTAAAGCAACCAATGCAAAACCGGGCGATCTGATTTTAGTTTTATCCGGTCCGGCCAATAAAACACGTACACAATTAAGTGCTCTGCGTATGGAAGTTGCCACACGCTTAGGATTACGCAACTCAGATGAATTCGCACCTCTTTGGGTGGTAGATTTCCCTCTATTGGAATGGGATGAAGAAAGCGAACGTTTCCATGCTATGCACCACCCTTTTACTTCGCCTAAACCGGAAGATATTCACTTATTGGATACTGATCCGGGTAAAGTGCGTGCCAATGCGTATGACATGGTATTAAACGGAAATGAAATCGGAGGAGGATCAATCCGTATCCACGATAAAGAAACACAACAGCTAATGTTCAAACATTTAGGATTTTCCGATGAAGAGGCAAAAGCACAGTTTGGTTTCCTGATGGATGCTTTCCAATATGGAGCGCCGCCACACGGAGGATTAGCTTTCGGATTAGACCGTTTGGTATCAATTCTTGGCGGACAAGAGACAATTCGCGATTTTATCGCTTTCCCTAAAAACAATTCCGGAAGAGATGTTATGATCGATGCTCCGGCACCGATCGACAACAAACAACTCGAAGAATTATCGATAAAATTAAACCTTAAATAA
- a CDS encoding cold-shock protein: protein MRTGKVKFFNESKGYGFITDEETGKDIFVHATGIKVETLNEGDKVSYEEEDGRKGKVAAKVVVIED, encoded by the coding sequence ATGCGAACAGGCAAAGTAAAATTTTTTAATGAATCTAAAGGTTATGGATTCATTACTGACGAAGAAACTGGAAAAGACATTTTCGTACACGCTACTGGAATTAAAGTGGAAACTTTAAATGAAGGTGACAAAGTTTCTTACGAAGAAGAAGACGGAAGAAAAGGTAAAGTAGCTGCTAAAGTAGTAGTTATCGAAGACTAA
- a CDS encoding NADH-quinone oxidoreductase subunit A — protein MQTNQIDYIPIVMQSLLAIGFVVTTIIISGLLGPKRHSQNKDKNFECGIESVGNARIPFSVKYFLVAILFVLFDVEVIFMYPWAVNFKAMGVEGFMKMGIFMTLLVVGFFYVIKKKGLEWE, from the coding sequence ATGCAAACAAATCAAATTGATTACATTCCAATAGTGATGCAATCACTACTAGCTATCGGTTTTGTGGTTACAACGATCATAATTTCAGGCCTGTTAGGTCCTAAAAGACACTCTCAAAACAAGGATAAAAACTTCGAATGCGGTATTGAATCCGTAGGAAACGCCCGTATTCCTTTCTCCGTAAAATACTTTTTAGTCGCCATATTATTTGTTCTTTTTGATGTTGAAGTAATCTTCATGTATCCGTGGGCTGTAAATTTTAAAGCCATGGGAGTTGAAGGTTTTATGAAAATGGGTATTTTCATGACACTTCTTGTAGTAGGATTCTTCTACGTTATCAAGAAGAAAGGATTGGAATGGGAATAA
- a CDS encoding NADH-quinone oxidoreductase subunit B translates to MSDTSKYNTVDAPEGFAGEGFFATRLDSVVGLARANSLWPLPFATSCCGIEFMATMAAHYDVARFGSERMSFSPRQADMLLVMGTIAKKMAPILRQVYEQMSEPKWVIAVGACASSGGVFDTYSVLQGIDKVIPVDVYVPGCPPRPEQILDGIMRLQEIVKSESVRRRSSDEYKDLLGSYNIK, encoded by the coding sequence ATGAGTGATACTTCTAAATATAATACGGTAGACGCACCGGAAGGATTTGCCGGTGAAGGTTTTTTTGCTACCAGACTGGACTCCGTTGTCGGATTAGCCAGAGCCAATTCCTTATGGCCTTTACCTTTTGCAACTTCATGTTGTGGTATTGAATTCATGGCCACAATGGCAGCACACTATGATGTGGCACGTTTCGGATCGGAACGTATGAGTTTCTCGCCAAGACAAGCAGACATGCTTTTGGTTATGGGTACTATCGCTAAAAAAATGGCTCCTATCTTACGTCAGGTTTACGAACAAATGTCAGAACCGAAATGGGTTATTGCCGTTGGAGCCTGTGCTTCATCCGGTGGTGTATTCGACACTTACTCCGTACTTCAGGGAATTGACAAAGTGATTCCGGTTGATGTATATGTACCGGGTTGTCCGCCAAGACCGGAACAAATTCTGGACGGTATTATGCGTCTGCAGGAAATTGTTAAAAGTGAATCGGTAAGAAGAAGAAGTTCCGATGAATATAAAGATTTATTAGGTTCTTATAACATCAAGTAA